Proteins from one Rosa chinensis cultivar Old Blush chromosome 7, RchiOBHm-V2, whole genome shotgun sequence genomic window:
- the LOC112177106 gene encoding (+)-neomenthol dehydrogenase isoform X1, whose protein sequence is MAEAKKRYAVVTGANKGVGFGVVRQLASNGIMTVLTARDEKRGLEAVEKLKESGLSELVVFHQLDVTNPDSIASLAHFVKTQFGKLDILVNNAGVFGCILNPEAFREVSSKKLEEVNWNELAAPNFELSEECLKTNYYGTKGITEALLPLLKLSDSPRLVIVSAAVAKLSDFPDGWPKDVLSNAETLTEQRIDAVLSQSLEDLKQGLVETKGWPRYFSAYSVSKAALNAYTRILAKKYPSFYINCVCPGYTKTDFNCNSGFLTIDEGAESIVRLALLPNDSPTGQFFIRKEPSPF, encoded by the exons ATGGCAGAAGCCAAAAAGAG GTATGCAGTTGTCACAGGGGCTAATAAAGGAGTTGGGTTCGGAGTAGTAAGACAATTGGCTTCAAATGGGATCATGACAGTGTTAACAGCTAGAGATGAAAAGAGGGGTCTTGAAGCTGTTGAAAAATTGAAAGAGTCCGGCCTCTCTGAGCTTGTGGTATTTCATCAGCTTGATGTGACAAACCCAGATAGCATTGCTTCCCTTGCACATTTTGTCAAAACCCAATTTGGGAAACTAGATATCTTG GTAAACAATGCAGGAGTGTTTGGATGCATACTAAACCCTGAAGCTTTTAGAGAAGTATCCAGTAAG AAGCTTGAAGAAGTCAATTGGAATGAACTTGCAGCACCAAACTTCGAGTTATCGGAAGAATGCCTGAAAACAAACTATTATGGCACGAAAGGAATCACAGAGGCACTTTTGCCCCTCCTCAAGCTGTCCGATTCACCCAGACTAGTTATTGTTTCTGCGGCTGTTGCTAAGTTATCG GATTTTCCAGATGGATGGCCTAAAGATGTATTAAGTAATGCTGAGACCCTAACAGAACAGAGAATAGATGCAGTACTGAGTCAGTCACTAGAAGATCTGAAACAAGGTTTGGTGGAAACCAAAGGCTGGCCTCGATACTTTTCAGCCTATTCAGTCTCAAAAGCTGCCTTGAATGCATACACTAGAATTCTTGCAAAGAAATATCCAAGTTTCTACATCAATTGTGTCTGCCCTGGTTACACCAAAACAGATTTCAACTGCAATTCTGGCTTCTTAACCATCGACGAAGGTGCTGAAAGCATTGTCAGGCTGGCGCTGCTCCCCAATGACAGTCCTACTGGCCAGTTCTTCATACGGAAGGAACCGTCACCATTTTAA
- the LOC112177106 gene encoding (+)-neomenthol dehydrogenase isoform X2, with amino-acid sequence MAEAKKRYAVVTGANKGVGFGVVRQLASNGIMTVLTARDEKRGLEAVEKLKESGLSELVVFHQLDVTNPDSIASLAHFVKTQFGKLDILVNNAGVFGCILNPEAFREVSSKLEEVNWNELAAPNFELSEECLKTNYYGTKGITEALLPLLKLSDSPRLVIVSAAVAKLSDFPDGWPKDVLSNAETLTEQRIDAVLSQSLEDLKQGLVETKGWPRYFSAYSVSKAALNAYTRILAKKYPSFYINCVCPGYTKTDFNCNSGFLTIDEGAESIVRLALLPNDSPTGQFFIRKEPSPF; translated from the exons ATGGCAGAAGCCAAAAAGAG GTATGCAGTTGTCACAGGGGCTAATAAAGGAGTTGGGTTCGGAGTAGTAAGACAATTGGCTTCAAATGGGATCATGACAGTGTTAACAGCTAGAGATGAAAAGAGGGGTCTTGAAGCTGTTGAAAAATTGAAAGAGTCCGGCCTCTCTGAGCTTGTGGTATTTCATCAGCTTGATGTGACAAACCCAGATAGCATTGCTTCCCTTGCACATTTTGTCAAAACCCAATTTGGGAAACTAGATATCTTG GTAAACAATGCAGGAGTGTTTGGATGCATACTAAACCCTGAAGCTTTTAGAGAAGTATCCAGTAAG CTTGAAGAAGTCAATTGGAATGAACTTGCAGCACCAAACTTCGAGTTATCGGAAGAATGCCTGAAAACAAACTATTATGGCACGAAAGGAATCACAGAGGCACTTTTGCCCCTCCTCAAGCTGTCCGATTCACCCAGACTAGTTATTGTTTCTGCGGCTGTTGCTAAGTTATCG GATTTTCCAGATGGATGGCCTAAAGATGTATTAAGTAATGCTGAGACCCTAACAGAACAGAGAATAGATGCAGTACTGAGTCAGTCACTAGAAGATCTGAAACAAGGTTTGGTGGAAACCAAAGGCTGGCCTCGATACTTTTCAGCCTATTCAGTCTCAAAAGCTGCCTTGAATGCATACACTAGAATTCTTGCAAAGAAATATCCAAGTTTCTACATCAATTGTGTCTGCCCTGGTTACACCAAAACAGATTTCAACTGCAATTCTGGCTTCTTAACCATCGACGAAGGTGCTGAAAGCATTGTCAGGCTGGCGCTGCTCCCCAATGACAGTCCTACTGGCCAGTTCTTCATACGGAAGGAACCGTCACCATTTTAA
- the LOC112177107 gene encoding salutaridine reductase-like has protein sequence MAEAKKRYAVVTGANKGVGFGVVRQLASNGIMTVLTARDEKRGLEAVEKLKESGLSELVVFHQLDVTNPDSIASLAHFVETQFGKLDILVNNAGVVGCILNPEAFREASGKKLEEVDWNELSTPNQELSEECLKTNYYGTKGITEALLPLLKLSDSPRLVIVSSSVSKLSDFPDGWPKDVLSNAETLTEQRIDAVLSQSLEDLKQGLVETKGWPRHFSAYSVSKAALNAYTRILAKKYPSFYINCVCPGYTKTDFNCNSGFLTIDEGAESIVRLALLPNDSPTGQFFIRKEPSPLTSTMAEAKKRYAVVTGANKGVGFGVVRQLASNGIMTVLTARDEKRGLEAVEKLKESGLSELVVFHQLDVTNPDSIASLAHFVETQFGKLDILVNNAGVIGCILNPEAFREVSSKKLEEVDWNELSTPNHELSEECLKTNYYGTKGVTEALLPLLKLSDSPRLVIVSSSVSKLSDFPDGWPKDVLSNAETLTEQRIDTVLSQLLEDLKQGLVETKGWPQNFSAYSVSKAALNAYTRILAKKYPSFYINCVCPGYTKTDMNCNSGILTIDEGAESIVRLALLPNDSPTGQFFIRKERSPF, from the exons ATGGCAGAAGCCAAAAAGAG GTATGCAGTTGTCACAGGGGCTAATAAAGGAGTTGGGTTCGGAGTAGTAAGACAATTGGCTTCAAATGGGATCATGACAGTGTTAACAGCGAGAGATGAAAAGAGGGGTCTTGAAGCTGTTGAAAAATTGAAAGAGTCCGGCCTCTCTGAGCTTGTGGTATTTCATCAGCTTGATGTGACAAACCCAGATAGCATTGCTTCCCTTGCACATTTTGTCGAAACCCAATTTGGGAAACTAGATATCTTG GTAAACAATGCAGGAGTGGTTGGATGCATACTAAACCCTGAAGCTTTTAGAGAAGCATCCGGTAAG AAGCTTGAAGAAGTCGATTGGAATGAACTCTCAACACCAAACCAGGAGTTATCGGAAGAATGCCTGAAAACAAACTATTATGGCACGAAAGGAATCACAGAGGCACTTTTGCCCCTCCTCAAGCTGTCCGATTCACCAAGACTAGTTATTGTTTCCTCGAGTGTTTCTAAGTTATCA GATTTTCCAGATGGATGGCCTAAAGATGTATTAAGTAATGCTGAGACCCTAACAGAACAGAGAATAGATGCAGTACTGAGTCAGTCACTAGAAGATCTCAAACAAGGTTTGGTGGAAACCAAAGGCTGGCCTCGACACTTTTCAGCCTATTCAGTCTCAAAAGCTGCCTTGAATGCATACACTAGAATTCTTGCAAAGAAATATCCAAGTTTCTACATCAATTGTGTCTGCCCTGGTTACACCAAAACAGATTTCAACTGCAATTCTGGCTTCTTAACCATCGACGAAGGTGCTGAAAGCATTGTCAGGCTGGCGCTGCTCCCCAATGACAGTCCTACTGGCCAGTTCTTCATACGGAAGGAACCGTCACCATT AACATCAACAATGGCAGAAGCCAAAAAGAG GTATGCAGTTGTCACAGGGGCTAATAAAGGAGTTGGGTTCGGAGTAGTAAGACAATTGGCTTCAAATGGGATCATGACAGTGTTAACAGCGAGAGATGAAAAGAGGGGTCTTGAAGCTGTTGAAAAATTGAAAGAGTCCGGCCTCTCTGAGCTTGTGGTATTTCATCAGCTTGATGTGACAAACCCAGATAGCATTGCTTCCCTTGCACATTTTGTCGAAACCCAATTTGGGAAACTAGATATCTTG GTAAACAATGCAGGAGTGATTGGATGCATACTAAACCCTGAAGCTTTTAGAGAAGTATCCAGTAAG AAGCTTGAAGAAGTCGATTGGAATGAACTCTCAACACCAAACCATGAGTTATCGGAAGAATGCCTGAAAACAAACTACTATGGCACGAAAGGAGTCACAGAGGCACTTTTGCCCCTCCTCAAGCTGTCCGATTCACCAAGACTAGTTATTGTTTCCTCGAGTGTTTCTAAGTTATCA GATTTTCCAGATGGATGGCCTAAAGATGTATTAAGTAATGCTGAGACCCTAACAGAACAGAGAATAGATACAGTACTGAGTCAGTTACTAGAAGATCTCAAACAAGGTTTGGTGGAAACCAAAGGCTGGCCTCAAAACTTTTCAGCCTATTCAGTCTCAAAAGCTGCCTTGAATGCATACACTAGAATTCTTGCAAAGAAATATCCAAGTTTCTACATCAATTGTGTCTGCCCTGGTTACACCAAAACAGATATGAACTGCAATTCTGGCATCTTAACCATCGACGAAGGTGCTGAAAGCATTGTCAGGCTGGCGCTGCTCCCCAATGACAGTCCTACTGGCCAGTTCTTCATACGGAAGGAACGGTCACCATTTTAA